In a genomic window of Erigeron canadensis isolate Cc75 chromosome 5, C_canadensis_v1, whole genome shotgun sequence:
- the LOC122599511 gene encoding disease resistance protein RPV1-like, which translates to MRINKGKRISDELNKSIEDSKLYVIVFSKNYASSSWCLDELVKIMECQKKSDRTAYPVFYDVDPSEVRNQSGSVGAAFAKHIENIEASGKWRDALKEASNLAGWELKNTLDGHEAKFIKKIVEEIISLKLRFIDLSVEGKLIGMESRVNDVVSVLDIGSDDVRMIGIKGMGGAGKTTLARAVFDHISIWFEGKSFVENVREVSKASLSGLKKLQEQIMSDVLNDQPIKIRSVHDGKNIMKKMMCGQKVLVVLDDVDNVEQLEALAGEPNWFNTGSRIIITTRDEQVLVAHQVDLVQDVNLLSHEEALCLFSRYAFGKEIPIQRYKELSDQVVCYAAGLPLTIRVLGSFLCGKNEPEWKDAIERLKEIPLKETLEKLELSYTGLEDDYKEIFLDVACILKGWGKDKAIEMLESCGFRARIGLKVLEQKSLITISTGYEVLEMHDHIEEMGKNIVRRLHPDDPNKHSRLWIYEEIGDILVNDLGTEATRCIIGCDDPKILLRRLRKMKKLRYLGIDWMDGDKLDEDKIFLPNSLRFVNWYQYPSYFLLKQFEADNLVGLRLEGGNIKKFWEGKERKVLSKLKFLNLNHSRFLETLDLEMTPNLETLYLEYCECLQEIQMPVGGCMKLKSMKFNYSRLTKLNLIGLSLETLSLRHCYYLEELNIPFPCPNLKSMDIYGARNLRTLDLRMTPNLERLDAYWCSNLVGIQAPVGCLKKLVYVDFGLCRTFLNIKFDKQIESHKAVSLAELNLSACSVDECPLHPLSYSSKFKFGCVYNENPTLSLGNLGRLISAGFCRCTNLESFLKSICGLRCLRKLTLNGSIPEAPKHFDRLECLEELVLSDTYITHLPDNIRMLKHLKSLKLDKCSRFEKLPEDFGQLQSLEELILRSTVIKHLPDSLCMLKQLKSLKLISCCHLEKLPEDFGQLESLGELVLSGLTIKHLPNNICMLKKLKTVKLGPCWETLVEEMGRLECLEDLTLLSSWVKHLPDSFCNLKLLKSLRLDSCRYNKKLIGFLGRLEFLEKLSLSSGDIWDLPDSICKLKHLKTLQLTYCPLLKKLPDELGRLECLQELDLTFTPVSHLPDSISRLKGLRIFGYY; encoded by the exons ATGAGAATCAACAAAGGGAAAAGGATCAGCGATGAGCTTAACAAATCCATTGAAGACTCAAAACTCTATGTCATTGTTTTTTCAAAGAACTATGCTTCCTCATCTTGGTGTTTAGACGAGCTTGTGAAGATTATGGAGTGTCAGAAGAAGAGTGATCGGACTGCTTACCCCGTCTTCTATGATGTGGATCCTAGTGAAGTCCGAAATCAAAGTGGATCAGTTGGAGCAGCCTTTGCCAAACATATTGAAAATATTGAGGCTTCTGGAAAATGGAGAGATGCTTTAAAGGAAGCATCCAATCTGGCTGGATGGGAGTTGAAGAACACTCTTGATGG gcATGAAGCTAAGTTCATCAAGAAAATTGTTGAGGAGATCATCTCACTTAAGTTACGTTTTATTGATTTGAGTGTTGAGGGTAAGTTGATAGGCATGGAGTCCCGGGTAAACGATGTTGTTTCAGTTTTGGACATTGGTTCTGATGATGTCCGCATGATAGGGATCAAGGGAATGGGAGGTGCAGGGAAGACAACTTTGGCCAGAGCTGTTTTTGATCATATATCGATTTGGTTTGAAGGTAAAAGCTTTGTTGAGAATGTAAGGGAAGTCTCAAAAGCTTCATTATCTGGTTTGAAGAAATTGCAAGAGCAAATCATGTCAGATGTCTTAAATGATCAACCAATCAAAATAAGGAGTGTTCATGATGGGAAAAACAtaatgaaaaagatgatgtgtgGTCAAAAAGTTCTTGTTGTTCTAGATGATGTGGACAATGTAGAACAGCTTGAGGCTTTGGCCGGTGAGCCAAATTGGTTTAACACGGGAAGTAGAATCATCATTACAACTAGAGACGAGCAAGTGCTGGTAGCGCACCAAGTGGACCTGGTTCAGGATGTCAATCTGTTATCACATGAGGAAGCACTTTGCCTCTTTAGTCGGTATGCATTTGGGAAAGAGATCCCAATTCAACGGTACAAAGAGCTATCAGATCAAGTTGTTTGTTATGCTGCTGGCCTTCCGCTAACAATCAGAGTTTTGGGCTCGTTTCTTTGTGGTAAGAATGAGCCTGAATGGAAAGATGCTATAGAAAGACTAAAAGAAATTCCGTTGAAGGAAACTCTTGAAAAGTTGGAATTAAGCTATACTGGTCTAGAGGACGATTACAAGGAAATATTTCTAGATGTTGCATGCATACTGAAAGGTTGGGGAAAAGATAAAGCAATTGAAATGCTTGAAAGCTGTGGCTTTCGGGCTAGAATTGGTTTAAAAGTACTTGAGCAGAAGTCTCTGATAACTATCTCTACTGGTTATGAGGTCTTAGAAATGCACGACCATATTGAAGAAATGGGCAAGAATATTGTTCGTCGTTTGCACCCTGATGACCCTAACAAACATAGCCGACTGTGGATTTATGAGGAAATTGGTGATATATTGGTTAATGACTTG GGTACTGAGGCAACAAGATGTATCATAGGGTGTGATGACCCAAAAATTCTTTTGAGACGTCTTCGAAAAATGAAGAAACTTAGATATCTCGGAATTGATTGGATGGATGGAGATAAACTTGATGAAGACAAGATATTCTTGCCAAATTCTTTACGGTTCGTGAATTGGTACCAATACCCTTCTTATTTTTTACTCAAGCAATTTGAAGCAGATAATCTTGTTGGACTTCGATTGGAAGGGGGCAACATCAAAAAATTCTGGGAAGGCAAGGAAAGAAAG GTCCTTAGTAAGCTCAAATTCCTTAACCTTAATCATTCGAGGTTCTTGGAAACCCTCGACCTTGAAATGACTCCAAATCTCGAGACATTATATCTTGAATATTGTGAGTGTTTGCAAGAAATTCAGATGCCAGTTGGTGGATGTATGAAGCTCAAATCTATGAAATTCAATTATTCACGGTTGACAAAACTTAACCTAATAGGATTGAGTCTCGAGACATTAAGTCTTAGACATTGTTATTATCTGGAAGAACTTAACATACCTTTTCCATGTCCAAATCTCAAATCCATGGATATTTACGGGGCAAGGAACTTGAGGACCCTTGACCTTAGGATGACTCCGAATCTGGAGAGGTTAGATGCTTACTGGTGTTCTAACTTGGTAGGAATCCAAGCTCCAGTCGGATGTCTGAAAAAGCTTGTCTATGTAGACTTTGGTCTTTGTAGGACGTTTCTAAATATCAAGTTTGACAAACAAATTGAGTCACACAAGGCCGTGTCTTTAGCTGAACTAAATCTCTCAGCGTGTTCCGTAGATGAGTGCCCATTGCACCCCTTGAGCTACTCGTCAAAGTTTAAGTTTGGGTGTGTTTATAATGAAAATCCAACATTGTCGTTAGGAAATCTTGGAAGGCTTATTTCTGCAGGTTTTTGTCGTTGCACAAACCtagaaagttttttaaaaagcaTTTGTGGGTTGCGATGCTTAAGAAAGCTTACACTCAATGGAAGTATTCCAGAGGCGCCCAAGCACTTTGACCGGCTAGAGTGTCTAGAAGAGCTAGTATTGTCAGATACATATATCACACATCTTCCAGACAACATTCGTATGTTGAAACACCTGAAGTCTCTCAAACTTGACAAATGTAGCCGTTTTGAGAAGTTACCGGAAGATTTTGGCCAATTACAATCACTAGAGGAGCTAATTTTGCGGTCTACAGTGATTAAACATCTTCCAGACAGCTTGTGCATGTTAAAACAACTGAAATCTCTCAAACTTATATCTTGTTGTCATCTTGAGAAGTTACCCGAAGATTTTGGCCAATTAGAGTCTCTGGGGGAGCTAGTTTTGTCAGGTTTAACAATCAAACATCTTCCGAATAACATTTGTATGTTGAAAAAACTCAAAACTGTTAAACTTGGTCCTTGTTGGGAGACGTTAGTCGAGGAAATGGGGCGGTTAGAATGTCTAGAAGATCTAACTTTGTTATCTTCATGGGTTAAACATCTTCCGGATTCTTTTTGCAACTTGAAACTACTGAAATCTCTCAGACTTGATTCTTGCAGATATAATAAGAAGTTAATCGGGTTTCTGGGAAGGTTAGAATTTCTAGAGAAGCTAAGTTTGTCATCCGGCGATATTTGGGATCTTCCGGATAGCATTTGCAAGTTGAAACATCTGAAAACACTTCAACTTACATATTGTCCTCTACTTAAAAAGTTACCCGATGAACTTGGCCGATTAGAATGCTTACAAGAGTTGGATCTAACATTTACACCCGTAAGTCATCTTCCAGATAGTATTTCGAGGTTAAAAGGTTTGCGTATTTTTGGCTATTATTAA
- the LOC122600198 gene encoding SPX domain-containing protein 1-like, producing the protein MKFGKSLSNQIEQTLPEWRDKFLSYKELKKSLKLINPQGKSSGDVCNREAKRLKFSGGGAGDWTVVDGGMSKEEVDFVDLLEKEIEKFNTFFVEKEEEYIIKLKELQDSVAKAKDSSEEMIKIRKDLVDFHGEMVLLENYSALNYTGIGKILKKYDKRTGAVLRLPYIQKVLQQPFFTTDLLYKLVKECEALLDRLFPLAELPTPSADMAASTSDNSEATTSGTVGAKEFAELEYMKSLYTKSTISALRVLKEIRSRSSTVSVFSLPPMQVNVLEETWNKFPVLEQLAK; encoded by the exons ATGAAATTTGGCAAGAGTTTGAGCAATCAGATTGAACAAACTTTGCCTGAATGGCGAGATAAGTTTTTGTCTTATAAAGAACTCAAGAAAAGCTTGAAGTTAATCAACCCACAAGGGAAATCTTCTGGTGATGTTTGTAACAGGGAGGCTAAAAGATTAAAGTTTTCCGGCGGTGGTGCCGGAGATTGGACGGTGGTTGATGGTGGAATGTCAAAAGAGGAAGTTGATTTTGTTGATTTGTTAGAGAAGGAGATTGAGAAATTCAACACTTTCTTTGTTGAGAAAGAAGAAGAGTACATCATCAAATTgaag GAACTGCAAGATAGTGTGGCAAAGGCAAAGGATTCAAGTGAAGAGATGATAAAGATACGGAAAGATTTGGTCGATTTTCATGGAGAAATGGTTCTGCTGGAGAATTACAGCGCCCTTAACTACACTG GAATAGGGAAGATTCTGAAGAAATACGATAAAAGAACTGGAGCTGTTCTTCGTCTACCATACATTCAAAAAGTCCTACAACAACCATTTTTCACAACAGACTTACTTTACAAGCTTGTGAAAGAGTGTGAGGCATTGCTAGACCGCCTCTTCCCATTAGCTGAACTGCCAACTCCATCTGCCGACATGGCTGCTAGTACCTCGGACAATAGTGAGGCAACCACATCAGGAACTGTGGGGGCTAAAGAATTTGCGGAGCTTGAGTACATGAAAAGTTTGTACACAAAAAGCACCATTTCCGCTCTGCGTGTTTTGAAGGAAATAAGAAGTAGGAGTTCCACAGTTAGCGTTTTTTCATTGCCACCGATGCAAGTAAACGTTTTGGAGGAGACTTGGAACAAGTTTCCAGTACTTGAACAATTAGCAAAATAG